The following proteins are encoded in a genomic region of Tachysurus fulvidraco isolate hzauxx_2018 chromosome 22, HZAU_PFXX_2.0, whole genome shotgun sequence:
- the sh3gl1a gene encoding SH3-domain GRB2-like 1a produces MSVAGLKKQFYKASQMVSEKVGGAEGTKLDEDFKDLERKADITSKAIVEVLSRTSEYLQPNPASRAKLSMLNTVSKIRGQVKSPGYPQAEGVLGESMVRYGREMGEDTNFGGALVDMGEAMKRLAEVKDSLDIDVKQNFIDPFQTIVDKDLKDIQHQLKKVEGRRLDYDYKKKRQGKIPDEELRAALEKFHESKEAAEISMHNLLETDVEQVSQLSALVESQLQYHKQAVQVLEELSETMRDRLNNAQAHPRQKRMPRPMPSIDSDPESSNGGFSPTSHPQSFNAAPALPTRTSVRQKRQSMDQPCCKALYDFEPENDGELPFREGDIITLTSQIDENWYEGTVHGQAGYFPCNYVEVMVPLNR; encoded by the exons ATGGTGAGTGAGAAAGTAGGAGGAGCAGAAGGCACAAAGCTGGATGAAGACTTTAAGGACCTGGAGAGG aaGGCTGATATCACCAGTAAGGCCATAGTGGAAGTGTTATCCAGGACGTCAGAGTATCTGCAGCCCAACCCAG CATCTCGGGCCAAACTGTCCATGTTGAATACTGTGTCCAAGATTCGAGGGCAGGTGAAGAGTCCCGGGTATCCACAGGCAGAGGGAGTTTTGGGAGAGAGCATGGTCAGATACGGCCGTGAGATGGGGGAGGACACCAacttcg GTGGTGCTCTTGTTGACATGGGGGAGGCTATGAAAAGGCTGGCTGAAGTAAAGGATTCCTTGGATATCGACGTGAAGCAGAACTTCATCGACCCTTTCCAGACCATCGTAGACAAGGATCTCAAGGACATCCAG CACCAGCTGAAGAAGGTGGAGGGCCGGAGGCTTGATTATGACTACAAGAAGAAACGGCAGGGAAAGATTCCAGATGAGGAGCTGCGTGCTGCTTTGGAAAAATTCCACGAGTCCAAAGAGGCTGCAGAGATCAGCATGCACAATCTTTTAGAAACTGAC gtggaaCAGGTGAGCCAGCTCTCTGCTCTGGTGGAGTCTCAGCTGCAGTATCACAAGCAGGCGGTTCAGGTTTTGGAAGAACTGTCAGAGACCATGAGAGACAG attGAACAATGCCCAGGCTCATCCACGTCAGAAGCGAATGCCCAGGCCGATGCCCAGCATTGACTCAGACCCAGAGTCTTCTAACGGAGGCTTCAGTCCAACTTCTCACCCTCAGAGCTTTAACGCAG CACCTGCTTTACCCACCCGAACCTCTGTACGCCAGAAACGACAAT CAATGGACCAGCCTTGTTGTAAAGCCCTGTATGACTTTGAGCCAGAGAACGACGGAGAGCTGCCTTTCCGCGAGGGCGACATCATCACACTGACCAGCCAGATCGATGAGAACTGGTACGAGGGCACAGTGCATGGCCAAGCTGGCTACTTCCCCTGCAACTACGTGGAGGTGATGGTACCGCTCAATCGTTAA